ACTGAATTAGTTATCTCAGAATAAAATAcgaaaatgatgaaaatcttTTGAGGTGGTCAaatccttttttattttattacttttgTCTCAATTTGCGTAGCATTTATGAAACTTCTATTTCACTTTATCAGACACATATtgaattttgagatttaaatttttaaaaaattgacgataaaaattaaataatttgacttttaaaattcaaactataccacataaattaagatataaagaaTACTGTTTAACTCACAAAGGATTATTAATGAAACTACTAACGAAATATTTTAGACAATATTTTCTAGTATCGTCCCTTTTTTGGGCTGACGACCATCGAATTTTTGCTCTATttataaaagattaaaaaaattatattatatacaatataatttttgtcGAGAAGATTCAATGAATAATCTTCGGGACAAGTAAAATGAGGAGTAACATGTCCCCTCGTGAGTTGCACCATGTGCGACAATTACCatcctaataaagaaacaattgtggatcaaataatttaaattttttaagtgataaaataataaaaatcttaatataatcaagtaaataagataataatattttaatatttttttgcatCGCACGGATATATATACTAGGAATACTAATAATTTGAATGGTGGACTCTATAAAtgtatttttgtcattttgtgtTCTGTGCTTAGTACGAGTGTTGTCTATGTATTGCATGAGCCACATGGTTAGATTTATACACACACACTTTCCGTCTTTAATTAATGTGATGTAATTTATGTGGATATAAAAAttagtaaatattaaaatatgttgatagtattataaaatatattttttgaaatagattaaaaaaatgaataataaatattaaaattttccaatttctttgtgttttttatttttttatttaaaattttcataataaaaattttgattctattattgattaCAGAAAATACGTTTGAGACGATAGATCCAAGAAATGAGGAGGTTATTGCAAGAATTGGTGAAGGTGACAAGGAGGATGTTGACTTGGCTGTCAAAGCCGCCCGTGAAGCTTTCGACCTTGGCCCTTGGCCTCGCTTATCCCCCTCGGTAAATTTTGTTCCATTCGTTTCGATTTACGATTTATGTAATATAGTTcgatataaaattaaaattaatttttttaaaaaatgtatgacttataaatatattataatatttgtgtgaatataaaatttattttaaataaagctTTCGAACTTTGATCCGAcaatgtatttttataattatagagatgtcatatgaattgtttaaattttaaaatcacaatttaCGAGTTCAAAAGGTACAATAGGTATTGTCAAAGTTTGACCATCCACTAAGTATAGTTTTGTAGAACACTTTTATTGACTAATTTTGTTTCAAAAGTTTGGCATCCCTTTGCTTCAAAAGGTACAACATACCTAAATCCAGTGCTGGATTTAAGAATCATATTAAGGActtcgaaaaataaaaatttagtgATTGAGGTTTGAaattaaaaatctcaaaattaatTTTGGATCCTTAAACTACTGAGTCAATCACTATCTTGTGCTTTTAGGgggtttaaattttttttttatatataaacaaTAAGAAAGATAGccttatatatgatatatatatactatttcatatctatttcattttaaaattctttaaatttgacAATGTATCCATATAGCTATTTTTCCTTCACAAGTTACATGACTCTTCTAGAAACAACAAATTACAAGATTTTCTAGAACTAGCTACTAAGTTTTTGATAATTCTTCTTGAACAACAAATTACAAGATTTTTCTAGAACTAACTACTAAAAGTCTTTGACACAAATAAATAGGCACTAACCCATTCCTAAGTTTACTCATTCCTTAATTTTCTCCCCTCTCATAAGTTTCACTCCCTTTccctcctctttttttttttcgttCTCTTATATGTATTTGTAgcaattgttgttgttgttattcatCTACCTCCTTTTGTTTTTAATTATGCTCTCATTATGTTATTATGTCTTTTTTTCTACAATACAAAAGCATAAAATTGTTTGCATATTGttgtattatcatttatattatAGTGGTTAAAAGTCAAATATAAAAAAGCTTACCATTTGAGTTTCAAGTAAAAGTATTCTAAACCTTTGgccattaatttcaattttgggGTCGTTTGAATTAACCTTCTCTTACCATTAACAATAGCTTAGTAAGAACTTAAACAAAAAAAGTTACCTTAATGTCGCTCCCTTCTTACAAGATTAATTATTTACTTTGatctttttctaatattttagtACTATAATTCTGaattaaaatttgtgtaatttgCATTTTTCCTTCACAACTCAGTGATTCTTTAATTTGTTACAAGGTTGTGGGTTAACTTTGTAGGTCAATTTAATAATATATGTCTTAAATTACTGTAATATATATAATGTTAATTTTTTGTTGCTATCTTTTGGTTCTTTATTTGAGGGAGTAcaaaatcacttttttttatCATACTAAGTTGATCTcttgattttgatgtatataAGACAAAACATAAAGCCATAATTTCCTTTTGCATATTTTATCACTTGTAAAAATGATATGGTTTATTCAGATCATTAAAGTAGGTCGTTATTTTCATTTGGAAAATACCTATAAATAAAGTTAAATGTGTTCAAAATCAATTAATAAATGGATTAATATCACTTGTTGTTTTGTATGAttctataaaaattattaatatgttGACATTTATAATTTAATCTATTCTCTCTTATAGTTTTTCTAATAAagtatacaaaaaatattaaaattaattgtCTGAGATGATGTTAAATAAGTTATAAGTtgttaattttataaaaattcctatcatgtttatttaaaaataaaaatgattattttttcttgaaaataatcaaatttctaTAAATATACTTAAGATTGTAATATTGGGCCGCGGGCCTTTCATTATCTAGTATTAGTAATAAATTTCTAAAGTTCGTTTTATCATCCAATAGTGACAATTGTCTTTTTGATAGGTAGGACAATTACCTTTTCGTTCGACATTCGTATAACATTAATGACCTGCTAATAAATCTCTAAATTtagtgttttttttaattaattcatttgTAAAATAACACATGTATCAAAGGaatattttcttcaaatcaTTAATTAGTCATCAAACGTGTTCCACAACACCACTTAAGAAATggaatcttttttctttttgtttttttgccAAAATCCACCTTTAGTTTCTAGAAGTAGTAAAATTCAAAGGTAATTGACATGAGGTCCAATAATTAGGAAGATAAAGTTGGACACGATATTTTATAACTGATAGTAATGTTATAGCTTGTTTACtcttgtattttttaaatttattttgataaaCGTTTTTATTGAGTCAAGGGTCTgtcaaaaatagtttttttactCCAAGGTTTGCGTACACCCACTATTCCTTTTAAGTCCATTTTAGAAAGAACACCTCTTTTCTTTTCGACAaatctttaatttcaacttttcacattacatatttaaaaaaaagttattttgatacattctgcataatctttaatttaagatctcaatatttaaaagttttctttattttattaaatttcgtCTCATGTCAACAGACAAACAATATTGGATGGAACGCGTGGAAAATGGAAAATGATTTGACATAAAAACGAAAGAGAGATTTTTCCCCCTCTCCTTCTTCCATTCTTCTTCACCTttatttaaaatctttttttttaaaggcAATAGTATTGCCACTAAAAAAGATGATGTTTACATCATAATTTAgaacccgtttggatgggcttaaaaaaaagtaacttttatgtatcaagtgcttttagaactttgaagtgctgaaagttatttttataaataaacagttgagtgtttggataaaagtgcttatgatgtgaattttagggttaaaagaataaaaaaaggtagtttgagaatttagttaaaatataagggatataaaaataattttcatggtcaaagaaaatgactttaagcactttggaaaaaaaaagttaggaatcctaacttttcatttttgactgactttaagaactttatggcttaaagtcagcattaggcaaacacgtccaaaagctaaaaaggggctttaagttggttttgaccaacttaaagccaatccaaacgggctcttagtgacataaaatgaattttgagtaacCTTCTTGGGATAGAACCTGAAAACATCCTAATCAACTAAAAAGTATCCTCTTCGTCTTAATTTATACGGATCTATTTGACTGGACAtagaatttaagaaataaaaaaatattttgggacTTGTGGTTCTTAATTTGGCTATAACAGTAGTGTAGTAATACGACTTCTAAAACTTATGATCGTCACAATGTTTGTGTAACTATAAAAACTTCTCATTAAGCATAACTTAGGAGTTTATATTAAACTGTTTTCAAATTAAGAAAGGCGTCATTCTTTTTTAGACAGACTGAAAATAGTTCACATGAATTGAAACGGAggttatagaaaaaagaaaggaatGACCTTTGGCGGGATTTAAGCATCTAACTAATGTGAATTAGTAAACAGATTGATTTCTGCTCTACTACAGAGCAACAAAAATGTCTCTGTATTTCTTAGCTTAATTCCACCTGttgggtctggagagggtagtgTGTACAAAGATCTTACTCCTATCTTGGATGGTAGGGAGATTGTTTCTGATAAACGCTGAGCTCAAGGAGAGATGAAAAAGAAGTAGTAATAACAAGTAGCAACAACACCAAGATAATAAGATAAACGAAATGAAAGAAACAGTCAGTCAGTACTAGAGATGTAAGAATAAATCTAAGAGATTTAACATTGAAAAATATAGCCTCACTTTGAGAAAATCTTTTAGTAATCAAGATGTTATGCTCAGCTACATGGTTAAACTCATTATTCTTGTCCAAAAGTTATGACTGCCTTTATTTTGATTCAATTAACCTACTTTTGAGTTGATAGTGTGACTGCTTAAATTCACGTTTGCATTCTCTTACTTTTCCTTGGTGTTACATTCAGGAGAGGAGAAGGATAATGCTGAAATTCGCGGACTTGATCGTAGAAAATGCAGAGGAAATAGCAGCATTGGATGCAATGGATGCAGGAAAGTTATTTGCTCCTGTAAAGAACATGGACATCCCAGCTGCAGCCGAAGTTATTCGCTATTATGCTGGTGCAGCCGATAAAATTCACGGGACGACTCTCAAAATGTCACGGGAGTTACAAGGGTACACGTTGCTCGAACCAATTGGTGTTGTCGGGCACATTATTCCTTGGAATTTCCCAACTCAGATGTTTGTTATGAAGGTTGGCCCTGCATTAGCAGCTGGTTGCACTATGATTGTCAAACCTGCCGAACAAACTCCTCTTTCCGCTCTCTATTATGCTCAATTGGCTAAGCAGGTAATATTTCGTTCTCTTCATCTGCACAAAACTATCATAACATATCAGTTAATTATGACCCTTGAAATTCTCTGTTTCAAAACAGGCAGGTGTTCCCGATGGAGTGATCAATGTCGTAACAGGATTTGGATCTACTGCTGGTGCTGCACTTTGCTCGCATATGGACGTAGACAAGGTGATTTCCAATTGACATAATTGTCTATGAAAAATGAAAGGCGAATGAAAGTTAGAGTACTGCCTTGGCTAATCATACTGGTTTGTAATGTGTGTTTTTTACTCAGATAAGCTTCACAGGTTCGACAGAAGTAGGACGTCTAGTAATGCAGGCTGCAGCATTAAGCAATTTAAAACCTGTCTCTCTAGAATTGGGAGGGAAGTCACCTTTCATAGTATTCGATGATGTAGATGTTGAAAAAATTGCACCACTTGCCCTAATTGGAATCCTATACAACAAGGTAAACTGAATTTCATACTTTTCATTATACATCATTCCTTTTTATGTCTCATACATACTACATAAGTGAGGTAATTTGTGACGTTCCTTGCTTTCAATTCTTTTCTAGGGAGAAATTTGTGTGGCTGGATCTCGTCTTTTCATCCAAGAAGGTATTTATGATAAATTTGTCAAGAAATTGGAAGAGATGGCGAAAACATGGGTGGTTGGCGATCCTTTTGATCCAAATTCTCATCAAGGACCCCAAGTATACATTTGAACTGTTCTTTTAGGATGTTTCTACTTGTCTTTACCAAAATCGCAAATGTATTTCACCATGTCTACTCTTACTCACTGTTTACCTGATGCAGGTTGATAAAAAACAGTTTGAGAGAGTACTTTCATACATTGAACATGGCAAGAGGGAGGGGGCGAAATTGCTAACTGGGGGCAATGCATTGGATAGGACGGGCTATTTCATTGAGCCAACCATATTTATTGATGTTGAAGTAAGCATTTTGAAACTATCACTGTTGCATTTTGAATGCTGAACGGAACATACAATATGTTGCTTACATCTTCATAGATAAGAGGGTATGTAAGTAGTAGAGTGTTGTCTTGCTTTTTCTACAGGATTAGGCTTGGTGATGGTAGTCCACAGCATCGTGTCTGTTGTAGTATTAGGCTTGTTCATGTAGTTTCTTGCTTATGTTATCTGTTACTATATGTTGTTTATTTATGTTGAGGTGATCGCACTATTTTGTTGATGTTACTGTTCCTTGCTTGTATGCTCGACACTGCTTTCCTATTAGTTGACATATTTTCTTCACTGTCGTTTTTCCTTTTCACTACTACTTTGATTTGTTTTCCTTGAGACATGAGTCTtttgaaaacaacctctctaccttcacgAGGTAGGGATAAGATCTGCTTACACCCTatcctcctcagaccccactttgtgggatttcactgggtatgttattgttgttggttcctTACATCCTTATAATGCGTTTGGCAGGATGATATGACAATTgcaaaagaagaaatatttggaCCTGTTCTGGCAGTAATGAAGTTCAAGTAAGTTCACCTCCCTCATTAGCATTTTCAAAGAGTAAACAGAGTTTCAGTTCTATGCACTGACGGATGATAGTCTAAAAGATCTGTAAAGTGTcagtatatataacttaaaatcaatttctcaaatgaTGGCGATGAATCTCAGGACGGTAGAAGAGGTGATCAAGCGAGCTAACTGTACAAGTTATGGACTAGCAGCTGGGGTCATGACCAATGACTTGAACATTGCCAACACAGTTTCAAGATCGATTCGAGCTGGTGTTATGTGGATAAACTGTTACTTTGCTTTCGATCCGGATTGCCCATATGGAGGATACAAAAGCAGTGGCTTTGAAAGAGATTTAGGAATGGAAGGACTTCATAAGTATCTTCAAGTTAAATCTGTAGTCACCCCTATTTACAACTCTCCTTGGCTGTAAATATTTATGCAGAAATCAAGTGCAACAGATTAGATATTACTATTGCCTGCCATTATATCTCATGTTATACCATATGACCAGAAAataatttgttgttgttgttttgctGCCTTTGGTTTTTGGGCTATAGAAAAAGTTCAGTTGGACCAAAGTTTTCCTATATTAATTATCGTGATTTATAGTACTCATGTAGTTtctaaataagtaaattttatttcaatttttttaaaaattatgttcaaACGCAAGATCAAAATTAAGGAGTTTGAATCTCAAAGAGAGAAGtgttgaaaaaattgaaatagacAATGTAGCATAAATAGAAAAGTCTgaccttttttcttttcttttcgatgtttaatatctatatgaatttaaatttatattgcaTAAGATCCATTAAAAAGAAAAGCACTCTCCAGTAGGATTTTATGAAATTGTTAGTTGTAATATAAGCAATTGCTCTGTTTTAAGCTTTCTTCACAGCCAAGTAGCCCGACTATttggtattattttttttgctttccAATTTATGCTAAGGTGTTACTATTTGAGAAATTAAATATTTCTTGaactataatttatttttttcaatttttaaaatattgtgaaTCTTTAATTAGTTGACTTATGGTACTAGACTAGATGGAATAGATAGGATCCCACAAGTTTGAAATTTGCCTCGAAGAATTCACAAGgaattttcaatgaaaaaaaGTGTTTCATGAATCGaacatgaaagtaatttttCACCAGATTGTTTTTCCGGTAACTCTACTCTCGACTAGttttaaatatacaaattttaattaaaatatttaagaaatcTACACACAAATTCGAagtcaaaattaaatatttttacctTAGTACTCCAAAATCCATTCAGGTAAAATCAGTATGAGGGAGTAATAGAAACCTAAAATTGGTGTTCAATACTCGTATTTAGTCcttaattaaatttgaattcaattATTAAGCTCATTTTTGGAAGTAATATTCTCAACAACAAGaaattccattcttaagaaaTCGTACTCAAAACTTCTAATAACGATAGAAGGATTCCAATCATTCTACTATGACCTGTGTTGCTCCGTTCAATTGTTTGTCTGTTAATATCACAAAAAGGGGACATCTTTTTATCAAATGTTGTATATGCTTGGTACCATAAAAGTTATTTCTTCCTCAATAAAGTTAAAAACATTGGAAGTCGGAAAAGGAGAACGGGGAGGAGGAGATTATAAGAtgaaaattaaatcatcatcattaataaaaataagaattcatATAACTAATCAACTGAATTACTCTAATTTCCCTTAAAAAAAACAGTTCTAACATTTGGTTGATGAATGAAAAATTGACGAGATCAAAGTGCATATGAAACTTTTTGCTCATATTCTGAAAAATTTCATGCCAAATTAAACACTATCAGATTAAATGAAAGGGAAAGAGTATTAAATATGTGATTAGTGCTTCTCTTAAGGTGTGTTCGATCGGTATtaaggaaaatgtttttttaaaataaatgagtttcttacttattttcttgtatttgttATGCAAATAAACAATATTATTCTAAAAAATTTTGCATATAATTCAGGCAAATACTATGAGGCGGGGTGGGGATGGGTGTTACATATACGTTGTGCGGACTCTTCAATTTCAATGTCTTTCCCATGTCGCAGctgttgatatttttttaagagTCTGACTAACATAGGGTTCCAGGGTTTGAAGTGAAGATAAGGTGTATTGAAGGATAAAAGaactaattaatatgaaatgttACTTGTGAAACTTGTTTTTTCTAGtttcactaaaaaaaaatatcatttttttcattttaaaaaataattatttttctagaaaaaatattttccatttttttttatcttaacaCACGTTAGAGTCAAATTATCTTGGTTAGCAGGGGCAGAGCAAACTTGTGGTAGAGGGTAACCCCCTTTGatagaaaattatactatttatacatggttaaaatatcttttttatgtatatagtagatgtcgaacctcATTCGACTAGTTCGTATGCctacttttttcaaattttgaacccttaattaaaattctggCTCCACCACTGCTGGTTAGGTGCAAATAATAACCACATACAACTTTTTAACTTATTGATTTGGTGCAAATAATAACCATATGCCTATATATACCTATATTGCATTGACAATAATAACAAGCTAACTTCTCTTAATTTTTTGGCAACCCCCCAAAAAAAGATAATGCAGTCTAAAGGTAGTTCAAAATCCAACTTCAAGATTCCAAAGATTAAATTCACACAGCTCTTCATCAATGGAGATTTTGTTGATTCTGTTTCAGGTTCCTTCTCTCTATTTGTTCATCCATCTATGTTGATCAGACTCTTCAGAAATGTTGTCATATTTTTACAAGTCCTCCAAAAATTCACATATGCACCCGACGATATTTTTAAATAGTCTTAACCAACATAAGTTGGAATAAAAACCAATTTCTCTGTTTCAGTTCCttcttcctaatgatattactCCTtccgtcccaatttatatgacattaCTAAAATTTTGAGAGTCACCAAGTTTTTCTTTGATCAGAACATCTTTATAcgtattttaaattgttaatcattgtgatttatagtactttttagtAGTTCCAAAACATATaagttttatttcaaaaaaacatAAAGCTTCTATGTTCGAATTTACTGTCTTTAGAAGTTTGAATCGCGAAATTCTAATTATGTCACAAAAATTGGTACAGAAGAAGTATATACTATGACATTAAAGCTCTATGAGAAAGGGGAAAAAGTTTTGATTTTGAAGATCTAAATAAAGTATACAAAAGCTATGTGTATGGTGCTTAGACCCCGTTTGacttaacaaattaaaaatagttgataaacaaaatgatgaaactGATATTATAATAAGCAGTTAAGCGAGATTCAGGATTTAAAGTTTATGTGTTTCGTACACTATCTCAAGTTAATATTAGAATAGATATTTTTAGTAGATTTCTTAATATAAAAGAGACTGTTTATTGGTCTGACAAAAGTTATTGCGTTCACGTGAACCTGTAATCAGGCCTCTAGACTCGCCCTTGTCCCTTGCGTGTCTAGATAGAATGTTGAAACGGATAATAAGCAAAAAAGAGAGTGTTCATTGGACTGAATTAGGAACAAATTCAACTAGGCATCAGAAGAGAAGAATTCAAAACACTTTTCCTCATTTGTTAAGTTTGAAATGCAATGTAATGGAAATTTATACTGCAGGAAAGACGTTTGAAACGATTGATCCTAGAAATGAGGAGGTGATTGCAAGTATTTCTGAAGTTGACAAGGATGACGTTGATTTGGCTGTCAAAGCTGCACGTGAAGCTTTCGACAATGGTCCTTGGCCTCGCTTATCACCCAAGGTAACTTTATGTAAAATGAAAGATTGTCAAATATCATAACTTGTGATCTATAATACTAGTAAGTACTACTATATCAATGATGAAAAATGTCAGTTCTATTTCGTTTATACAATTCCGCGTTTACTGCTAGTAAATTCCTTCATGATCTAAAATATGAAGAGGTAATAACAACATGATGTTCATTTCCTTTTTAGACTTTGGACAGTGGAAAAATTTAGTACGAACGTTAAAATCTTGTTCTGCATCTGAAATATTATTGCATAGTATTCGCCTTATTCCCCTCGACAAATGATGATCAGTTAATATGCATTACCTTAGCTTATGATTACCTGAACAAACTAGTCTACACTAAGTCATCATTCAAAACTTGCCTTGATATTGACAGTTTGATGGATGGGATAACGATCACGATTCCTATGTCATACGTTGTGACTGTTTTTATCTTAATTTCAAATGACATACTTTTGTGTTCATATTGTAACTGCTTAAACAGGAGAGGAGAAGGATAATGCTGAAGTTTGCGGACTTAATCTTAGAACATGTGGAGGAAATAGCAGGCTTGGATGCAATGGATGCAGGAAAATTGTTTAGTGTTGTTAAGACCAGTGAAGTACCTGATATAGCGGACGTTCTCTGTTATTATGCTGGTGCAGTGGATAAAATCCATGGGATGACTCTCAAGATGTCACGTGAGATGCAAGGATACACATTGCTCGAACCAATTGGTGTTGTTGGACTCATTATTCCTTGGAATTTCCCGAGCCAGGTGCTCATGTATAAGGTTGCCCCTGCATTAGCTGCTGGTTGCACCATGGTCATTAAGCCTGCTGAACAAACTCCTCTTTCGGCTCTCTATTATGTTTATTTGGCTAAGCAGGTATTCATCTGCACTCAGAGGTGGATCcaagttttaaattttatacgTTCAACCTTTTAACGTTCTGTAaatttttgttatatatatgtTCCATGTCAAAAATATGGGTTGCAGTTGAGCCTGTAGTTCAAATGCTCCATCGGACATCATCTGCACGGTGAAGTACTTGATCAAGCAGATAATTTTATGTCACTGAACGCTATGTTCTCTCGGTTGTATACTTTCTTGAATCAGGCAGGAATTCCGGATAGAGTGATCAATATGGTAACAGGATTTGGATCTACTGCTGGTGCTGCACTTAGCTCTCATATGGATGTAGATGAGGTAATTCCCAACTGTCCATGAAAGTTATAAAGCATACAGAGACGGAGCCAAAATTTTCACTAAAGGTGAGTCAAAATATAAGAACTTTACACACAAAGAAGTCAAGGAGATTCGACATctaatatatatgcatataaaaaatttaattatctatACAGTGTAACTTTCTAGCGAAGGGGTGTCGATGGACACTCTTTGGACAAAGGTTACTCCGACACTGATAGTGTGGTATTAAGTTAGTGTAGTATTTCGATCAGTAAATACAAGGTAAGAGACTTACGAGTTTCTCCATAACGGAAGCAGATCTACAACAACCACGACTCGAGCCACTGGTCGTCGGGAA
This sequence is a window from Solanum dulcamara chromosome 10, daSolDulc1.2, whole genome shotgun sequence. Protein-coding genes within it:
- the LOC129870719 gene encoding aldehyde dehydrogenase family 2 member C4-like, giving the protein MVESNGNSETQFQIPKIKFTKLFINGEFVDSVSENTFETIDPRNEEVIARIGEGDKEDVDLAVKAAREAFDLGPWPRLSPSERRRIMLKFADLIVENAEEIAALDAMDAGKLFAPVKNMDIPAAAEVIRYYAGAADKIHGTTLKMSRELQGYTLLEPIGVVGHIIPWNFPTQMFVMKVGPALAAGCTMIVKPAEQTPLSALYYAQLAKQAGVPDGVINVVTGFGSTAGAALCSHMDVDKISFTGSTEVGRLVMQAAALSNLKPVSLELGGKSPFIVFDDVDVEKIAPLALIGILYNKGEICVAGSRLFIQEGIYDKFVKKLEEMAKTWVVGDPFDPNSHQGPQVDKKQFERVLSYIEHGKREGAKLLTGGNALDRTGYFIEPTIFIDVEDDMTIAKEEIFGPVLAVMKFKTVEEVIKRANCTSYGLAAGVMTNDLNIANTVSRSIRAGVMWINCYFAFDPDCPYGGYKSSGFERDLGMEGLHKYLQVKSVVTPIYNSPWL